The following are encoded in a window of Sinorhizobium sojae CCBAU 05684 genomic DNA:
- a CDS encoding cupin domain-containing protein, with amino-acid sequence MSVDIGNRLRHVRLMHNLSQRELAKRAGVTNSTISLIESNASNPSVGALKRILDGIPIGLAEFFSFEPEKPRKAFYAAEELMEIGKGPISYRQIGDNLFGRSLQILKECYQPGADTGKVPLVHEGEEGGIVLSGRLEVTVDEERRILGPGDAYYFESRRPHRFRCVGPVPCEVISACTPPTF; translated from the coding sequence ATGAGCGTTGATATCGGCAACCGCCTGCGCCATGTGCGGCTGATGCATAATCTCTCCCAGCGCGAACTCGCCAAGCGCGCGGGCGTCACAAATTCCACGATCTCGCTGATCGAATCCAACGCCTCCAACCCGTCGGTTGGCGCCTTGAAGCGCATCCTCGACGGCATCCCGATCGGGCTTGCCGAGTTCTTCTCCTTCGAGCCGGAAAAGCCGCGCAAGGCCTTTTATGCGGCGGAGGAGCTGATGGAGATCGGCAAGGGACCGATTTCCTATCGCCAGATCGGCGACAATCTCTTCGGCCGCAGCCTGCAGATCCTAAAGGAGTGTTACCAGCCGGGGGCAGATACCGGCAAGGTGCCGCTGGTGCACGAGGGCGAGGAGGGCGGGATCGTGCTCTCGGGGAGACTGGAGGTGACCGTCGACGAGGAAAGGCGCATTCTCGGGCCGGGCGACGCCTATTACTTCGAAAGCCGCCGGCCGCACCGCTTCCGCTGCGTCGGGCCGGTACCTTGCGAGGTGATCAGCGCCTGCACGCCGCCGACATTTTGA
- the hglS gene encoding 2-oxoadipate dioxygenase/decarboxylase HglS: MKENSFLSADDIRSAFSAAMSIMYREEVPAYGTLMDLVERVNAETLCADAQLKERLTATDSLERISEERHGAIRLGTPAELSMMRRVFAVMGMYPVGYYDLSTAGVPVHSTAFRPVGEASLKRNPFRVFTSLLRLDLIADVTLRAEAEAILKERRIFTEGAVELTGRAERTGGLDKADAERFVAEVLETFRWHDRANVSADLYKRLHDAHRLIADVVCFKGPHINHLTPRTLDIDRVQALMPDHGIAPKAVVEGPPTRQCPILLRQTSFKALEEAVSFREGDCWKAGSHTARFGEIEQRGIALTPKGRGLYDRLLDESRKVVRPTADGSNARQYEAALAEAFAAFPDSWAEIREAGLGYFSYSLTEKGRRMKLPGRRDIDSLIAEGLVRFDPIVYEDFLPVSAAGIFQSNLGDGAQQEFVASPNQQRFEADLGAAVLNEFEHYDGIERASIESCLEALTPAIAAE, encoded by the coding sequence GTGAAAGAGAATAGTTTCCTTTCGGCCGACGATATCCGCTCGGCCTTTTCCGCCGCGATGTCCATCATGTACCGGGAAGAGGTCCCGGCCTACGGGACGCTGATGGACCTGGTCGAAAGGGTGAATGCGGAGACGCTCTGCGCCGACGCGCAATTGAAGGAGCGCCTCACGGCGACCGATTCTCTCGAGCGCATCTCGGAGGAGCGGCACGGGGCGATCCGCCTCGGCACGCCCGCGGAGCTTTCGATGATGCGCCGCGTCTTTGCAGTCATGGGCATGTATCCGGTTGGTTACTACGACCTTTCGACCGCCGGCGTGCCGGTGCATTCCACCGCCTTCCGCCCGGTCGGCGAGGCATCGCTGAAGCGCAATCCTTTCCGGGTCTTCACCTCACTCCTGAGATTAGACCTGATCGCCGACGTCACCTTGCGCGCCGAAGCCGAGGCCATCCTCAAGGAGCGCCGGATCTTCACGGAGGGAGCGGTCGAGCTCACCGGAAGAGCCGAGCGCACCGGCGGGCTCGACAAGGCGGACGCGGAACGCTTCGTCGCCGAAGTGCTCGAGACCTTCCGCTGGCACGACCGGGCCAATGTCAGCGCCGATCTTTACAAGCGGCTGCACGACGCTCACCGGCTGATCGCCGACGTCGTCTGCTTCAAGGGGCCGCACATCAACCACCTGACGCCGCGCACGCTCGACATCGACAGGGTGCAGGCGCTGATGCCGGACCATGGCATCGCGCCCAAGGCGGTGGTCGAAGGCCCGCCGACGCGCCAGTGCCCAATCCTGCTGCGCCAGACCTCCTTCAAGGCGCTTGAAGAGGCCGTGTCGTTCCGCGAGGGAGATTGCTGGAAGGCCGGTTCCCACACGGCCCGCTTCGGCGAGATCGAACAGCGCGGAATTGCGCTGACGCCAAAGGGCCGCGGTCTTTACGATCGGCTGCTCGACGAATCGCGCAAAGTCGTTCGCCCCACAGCCGACGGTTCCAATGCCCGGCAATACGAGGCGGCGCTTGCCGAAGCTTTCGCGGCCTTCCCCGACAGCTGGGCCGAAATTCGCGAGGCGGGCCTCGGCTATTTCAGCTATTCTCTGACAGAGAAGGGCCGCCGGATGAAGCTTCCCGGCCGCCGCGATATCGACTCCCTGATCGCCGAAGGCCTCGTTCGGTTCGACCCGATCGTCTACGAGGACTTCCTTCCGGTCAGCGCTGCCGGTATCTTCCAGTCGAACCTCGGCGACGGTGCCCAGCAGGAATTCGTCGCAAGTCCGAACCAGCAACGCTTCGAAGCCGACCTTGGCGCCGCCGTGCTCAACGAATTCGAGCACTATGACGGGATCGAAAGGGCATCGATCGAAAGCTGCCTCGAGGCGCTGACTCCGGCGATCGCAGCGGAATGA
- a CDS encoding pyridoxal phosphate-dependent aminotransferase: MTINATVKEAGFRPASRISSIGVSEILKIGARAGAMKREGKPVIILGAGEPDFDTPDHVKQAAWEAIQRGETKYTALDGTVELKAAIREKFERENGLAYALDEITVGTGAKQVLFNAMMATVDSGDEVIIPTPYWTSYSDIVEIAGGRPVLIPCNASSGFRLTAEKLEAAITPRTRWVLLNSPSNPSGAAYGADDYRPLLDVLLRHPHLWLLVDDMYEHIVYDDLRFVTPAQLEPRLKDRTLTVNGVSKAYAMTGWRIGYAGGPCDLIKAMAVVQSQSTSCPSSVSQAASVAALTGPQDFLKERTASFKRRRDLVVTGLNAIEGLDCRVPEGAFYTFSGCAGMLGKVTPIGKRIGTDADFCAYLLEDAHVAVVPGSAFGLSPYFRISYATSEAELTEALTRIAAACARLS; the protein is encoded by the coding sequence ATGACCATCAATGCCACGGTCAAGGAGGCGGGCTTTCGGCCCGCCTCGCGGATTTCCTCGATCGGCGTTTCGGAAATTCTGAAGATCGGCGCCCGCGCCGGTGCGATGAAGCGCGAGGGCAAGCCGGTGATCATCCTCGGCGCCGGCGAGCCGGATTTCGACACGCCGGACCATGTCAAGCAGGCTGCCTGGGAGGCGATCCAGCGCGGCGAGACGAAATATACGGCGCTCGACGGAACGGTGGAGCTGAAAGCAGCAATCCGCGAGAAATTCGAGCGCGAGAACGGGCTCGCCTATGCGCTGGACGAGATCACCGTTGGCACCGGCGCCAAGCAGGTCCTGTTCAACGCCATGATGGCGACCGTCGATTCCGGCGACGAGGTGATCATCCCGACGCCCTACTGGACCTCCTATTCGGACATCGTTGAGATTGCGGGAGGCAGGCCGGTCTTGATCCCCTGCAACGCATCCTCGGGCTTCCGGCTCACCGCGGAAAAGCTCGAGGCGGCGATCACGCCCCGCACGCGCTGGGTGCTCTTGAATTCGCCGTCGAACCCCTCGGGTGCCGCCTACGGCGCCGACGACTACCGGCCGCTTCTCGACGTGCTGCTCAGGCATCCGCATCTCTGGCTGCTGGTCGACGATATGTACGAGCATATCGTCTATGACGACCTCCGCTTCGTCACACCCGCTCAGCTCGAGCCCCGGCTGAAAGACCGCACCCTCACCGTCAACGGCGTATCGAAAGCCTATGCGATGACCGGCTGGCGGATCGGCTATGCCGGCGGCCCGTGCGACCTGATCAAGGCCATGGCGGTGGTGCAGAGCCAGTCGACCTCCTGCCCCTCCTCGGTCAGCCAGGCCGCCTCGGTCGCGGCGCTCACCGGCCCGCAGGACTTTCTGAAGGAGCGCACCGCAAGCTTCAAGCGCCGCCGCGACCTCGTCGTCACCGGCCTGAATGCGATCGAGGGCCTCGACTGCCGCGTCCCCGAAGGGGCCTTCTATACCTTCTCCGGCTGCGCCGGCATGCTCGGCAAGGTGACGCCCATCGGTAAGCGGATTGGGACGGACGCGGATTTCTGCGCCTATCTGCTGGAAGACGCGCATGTCGCCGTCGTCCCCGGCTCCGCCTTCGGGCTTTCACCCTATTTCCGCATCTCCTACGCGACGTCGGAGGCGGAGTTGACCGAAGCACTCACCCGCATCGCTGCCGCCTGCGCGCGGCTTTCGTGA
- a CDS encoding glycerate kinase type-2 family protein, protein MTLIEPRPFLTSLFEAAVTAADPEAAIRAHLPARPKGRTIVVGAGKAASQMAAAFERLWDGPLEGTVVARHGPIEACKRIEVLQSAHPVPDEAGLVGSAALIERVQGLSEDDLVVALISGGGSALLPAPPTGLTLEDEIAVNRALLASGAPISAMNVVRKHVSRIKGGRLARAASPARVVSLVVSDVPGDNPAFVASGPTVPDRSSLEEAREIVSRYAMALPERVMAHLSSDAARAPSPDDPAFIGNEVHVIASATVSLEAAAARAREAGIEAVILSDAIEGEARDIGRMHAALAREVATRNRPATKPVVLLSGGETTVTISGNAYGKGGRNSELLLSLALDIDGVPGIDALAADTDGIDGSEDNAGAFADGASIARMRAAGIDPRAHLARHDAWSAFSASGDLFVPGPTGTNVNDFRAILIR, encoded by the coding sequence ATGACATTGATCGAGCCGCGCCCCTTCCTGACCTCCCTCTTCGAGGCCGCCGTCACTGCGGCCGATCCAGAAGCCGCCATTCGCGCCCATCTGCCGGCGCGGCCCAAGGGGCGGACGATCGTCGTCGGCGCCGGCAAGGCGGCAAGCCAGATGGCGGCCGCCTTCGAGCGGCTCTGGGACGGCCCGCTCGAGGGCACCGTCGTGGCGCGGCACGGACCGATCGAGGCATGCAAGCGCATCGAAGTGCTGCAATCGGCGCATCCGGTGCCGGACGAGGCAGGGCTCGTCGGCTCGGCAGCGCTCATCGAACGGGTGCAAGGGCTGAGCGAAGACGATCTCGTGGTGGCGCTGATTTCCGGCGGCGGCTCGGCGCTGCTGCCTGCGCCGCCCACGGGTCTGACGCTTGAGGACGAAATAGCCGTCAACCGGGCGCTGCTTGCTTCCGGCGCGCCGATCTCGGCAATGAACGTGGTGCGCAAACATGTTTCCCGCATCAAGGGCGGACGGCTCGCCCGGGCGGCATCGCCGGCGCGGGTCGTCAGCCTCGTCGTTTCCGACGTCCCGGGCGACAACCCGGCCTTCGTCGCCTCCGGGCCGACGGTGCCGGACCGGTCGAGCCTTGAGGAGGCGCGCGAGATCGTTTCCCGCTACGCCATGGCTTTGCCGGAGCGGGTGATGGCACATCTCTCTTCCGATGCCGCCCGTGCGCCGAGCCCCGACGACCCGGCTTTTATCGGCAACGAAGTCCATGTGATCGCCTCCGCGACCGTGTCGCTCGAGGCGGCCGCGGCGCGCGCCCGTGAGGCGGGCATCGAGGCGGTCATTCTTTCGGATGCGATCGAGGGCGAGGCGCGCGACATCGGCCGCATGCATGCGGCGCTGGCGCGGGAGGTGGCCACACGCAACCGTCCGGCTACCAAGCCCGTCGTGCTGCTTTCCGGCGGCGAGACGACCGTCACCATTTCCGGCAACGCCTACGGCAAGGGCGGGCGCAACAGCGAGTTGCTCTTGTCGTTGGCGCTCGACATCGACGGCGTTCCGGGCATCGATGCGCTCGCCGCCGACACCGACGGCATCGACGGCTCGGAAGACAATGCCGGCGCGTTTGCCGACGGGGCGAGCATCGCCCGCATGCGGGCGGCAGGCATCGACCCGCGGGCCCATCTCGCCCGCCACGACGCCTGGTCCGCCTTTTCGGCGAGCGGCGACCTGTTCGTGCCCGGCCCGACCGGCACCAACGTCAATGATTTCCGGGCGATACTGATACGCTGA
- the amaB gene encoding L-piperidine-6-carboxylate dehydrogenase: MNIAATKVDVAEEAAALLEKMGVSKEAYTGGDMPSFSPVTGKQIASLRTDSAEEAARKIEKADEAFRAWRLVPAPKRGELVRLLGEELRVFKTDLGRLVSIEAGKIPSEGLGEVQEMIDICDFAVGLSRQLYGLTIATERPGHRMMETWHPLGVVGIISAFNFPVAVWSWNAALALVCGDAVVWKPSEKTPLTALACQAILKRALARFGDAPEGLSQVLIGDRSIGEVLVDHPKVPLVSATGSTRMGREVGPRLAKRFARAILELGGNNAGIVCPTADLDMALRAIAFGAMGTAGQRCTTLRRLFVHESVYDQLVPRLKKAYQSVSVGNPLESSALVGPLVDKAAFDNMQKAITEAKAHGGAVTGGERVELGYDNGYYVKPAVVEMPKQEGPVLEETFAPILYVMKYSDFDAVLAEHNAVAAGLSSSIFTRDMQESERFLAADGSDCGIANVNIGTSGAEIGGAFGGEKETGGGRESGSDAWKTYMRRATNTVNYSKALPLAQGVSFDIE, encoded by the coding sequence ATGAATATTGCAGCCACGAAAGTCGACGTCGCCGAGGAGGCAGCAGCCCTCCTCGAAAAAATGGGCGTTTCCAAGGAAGCTTACACCGGCGGCGACATGCCGTCCTTCAGCCCGGTCACCGGCAAACAGATTGCAAGTCTTAGGACCGACTCGGCGGAAGAAGCCGCCAGGAAGATCGAAAAGGCGGACGAAGCCTTCCGCGCCTGGCGCCTGGTGCCGGCGCCGAAGCGCGGCGAGCTCGTGCGCCTGCTCGGCGAAGAACTGCGCGTCTTCAAGACCGACCTCGGCCGACTGGTCTCGATCGAAGCCGGCAAGATACCGTCCGAAGGTCTCGGCGAAGTGCAGGAGATGATCGACATCTGCGATTTCGCCGTCGGCCTCTCCCGGCAGCTTTACGGGCTGACGATCGCCACCGAGCGACCCGGTCACCGCATGATGGAGACCTGGCATCCGCTCGGCGTCGTCGGCATCATCTCCGCCTTCAACTTCCCGGTCGCGGTCTGGTCGTGGAACGCGGCGCTGGCCCTCGTCTGCGGCGACGCCGTCGTCTGGAAACCGTCGGAGAAGACGCCGCTCACCGCGCTTGCCTGCCAGGCGATCCTTAAGCGCGCCCTCGCCCGCTTCGGCGACGCGCCAGAGGGCCTGTCGCAGGTGCTGATCGGTGACCGGTCGATCGGCGAGGTGCTCGTCGACCATCCGAAGGTGCCGCTCGTCTCGGCGACCGGCTCCACCCGCATGGGGCGCGAAGTCGGTCCGCGACTTGCGAAGCGCTTCGCCCGGGCGATCCTTGAACTCGGCGGCAACAATGCCGGAATCGTCTGCCCGACGGCGGACCTCGACATGGCGCTGCGCGCCATCGCCTTCGGGGCCATGGGCACTGCCGGCCAGCGCTGCACGACGCTGCGGCGTCTGTTCGTTCATGAAAGCGTCTATGATCAACTCGTGCCACGGCTAAAGAAGGCCTATCAGTCGGTCTCCGTCGGCAATCCGCTGGAAAGCTCGGCTCTCGTCGGGCCGCTCGTCGACAAGGCCGCCTTCGACAACATGCAGAAGGCGATCACTGAAGCGAAGGCCCATGGCGGTGCGGTCACCGGCGGCGAACGCGTCGAGCTCGGCTACGACAACGGCTACTATGTGAAGCCGGCGGTGGTCGAGATGCCGAAGCAGGAGGGCCCAGTTCTCGAAGAGACCTTCGCGCCGATCCTCTATGTCATGAAGTACAGCGACTTCGACGCGGTGCTCGCCGAGCACAATGCCGTTGCGGCCGGGCTTTCCTCCTCGATCTTCACCCGCGACATGCAGGAATCTGAACGCTTCCTGGCGGCAGACGGCTCGGATTGCGGCATCGCCAATGTTAATATCGGCACCTCCGGTGCGGAAATCGGCGGCGCCTTCGGCGGTGAGAAGGAGACCGGCGGCGGGCGCGAATCGGGCTCCGACGCCTGGAAGACCTATATGCGCCGGGCCACCAACACGGTGAACTATTCGAAGGCTCTGCCGCTGGCGCAGGGCGTCTCGTTCGACATCGAATGA
- a CDS encoding aspartate aminotransferase family protein, translating to MNAHDKPNAPILDSYWMPFTANRQFKAAPRLLASAEGMHYTSVDGRRILDGTAGLWCVNAGHGRRQIAAAVERQLSTMDYAPSFQMGHPIAFDFAERLAEIAPGGPDARLDRIFFTGSGSESVDTALKIALAYQRSIGQATRTRLIGRERGYHGVGFGGISVGGIVNNRRVFPQLPGSDHLRHTHDLAKNGFVKGQPEHGAELADDLERLVALHGAETIAACIVEPIAGSTGVLIPPKGYLERLRAICDRHGILLIFDEVITGFGRLGAAFATDYFGVTPDIVTTAKGLTNGAIPMGAVFVSRKVHDALMHGPEGQIELFHGYTYSGHPAACAAGIATLDIYRDEGLMTRAAELQEDWHDAMHSLKGLRDVIDIRTIGLIAGIELSPRDGAPGARAYDVFVDCFEKGLMIRVTGDIIAFSPPLIAEKQHISGIVSILGDALKRVK from the coding sequence ATGAACGCCCACGACAAGCCCAACGCTCCGATTCTCGACAGCTACTGGATGCCCTTTACCGCCAACCGCCAGTTCAAGGCGGCGCCCCGCCTGCTCGCCTCGGCCGAAGGCATGCACTACACCAGCGTCGATGGCCGCCGGATTCTCGACGGCACGGCCGGCCTCTGGTGCGTCAATGCCGGCCACGGCCGCCGGCAGATCGCCGCTGCGGTCGAGCGCCAGCTTTCGACGATGGACTATGCCCCCTCCTTCCAGATGGGCCATCCGATCGCCTTCGACTTTGCCGAGCGGCTTGCCGAAATCGCCCCCGGCGGCCCCGACGCCAGGCTCGACCGGATATTCTTCACCGGCTCAGGCTCGGAATCGGTCGACACGGCCTTGAAAATCGCGCTCGCCTATCAGCGCTCCATCGGTCAGGCCACGCGCACACGGCTGATCGGCCGCGAGCGCGGTTATCATGGCGTCGGCTTCGGCGGCATTTCCGTCGGCGGCATTGTCAACAACCGCCGGGTCTTCCCGCAGCTTCCCGGTTCCGATCATCTGCGTCACACGCATGATCTTGCCAAGAATGGCTTCGTCAAAGGACAGCCGGAGCACGGCGCCGAACTCGCCGACGATCTCGAAAGGCTGGTGGCGCTGCACGGCGCCGAGACGATCGCCGCCTGCATCGTCGAGCCCATCGCCGGTTCGACCGGCGTCCTGATCCCGCCGAAGGGCTATCTCGAAAGGCTGCGGGCGATCTGCGACAGGCACGGCATCCTGTTGATCTTCGACGAGGTGATCACCGGCTTCGGCCGCCTCGGCGCCGCCTTCGCCACCGATTATTTCGGCGTGACGCCGGATATCGTCACCACCGCCAAGGGCCTCACCAATGGTGCAATCCCGATGGGCGCGGTCTTCGTCAGCCGCAAGGTGCACGACGCGCTGATGCATGGGCCGGAAGGCCAGATCGAACTCTTCCACGGCTACACCTATTCCGGCCATCCGGCCGCCTGCGCCGCCGGCATCGCCACGCTCGACATCTACCGCGACGAAGGCCTGATGACGCGCGCCGCGGAACTGCAAGAGGACTGGCACGACGCGATGCATTCGCTGAAGGGCCTGCGGGATGTGATCGACATCCGCACCATCGGCCTTATTGCCGGCATCGAACTCAGCCCGCGCGATGGAGCACCCGGAGCCCGCGCCTATGACGTCTTCGTCGACTGCTTCGAGAAAGGGCTGATGATCCGGGTCACCGGCGACATCATCGCCTTCTCGCCGCCGCTGATCGCCGAAAAACAGCACATCTCCGGGATCGTCTCGATCCTCGGCGATGCGCTGAAGCGGGTGAAGTAA
- a CDS encoding GMC family oxidoreductase, producing the protein MGYDYIITGAGPAGCVLANRLSEDPTVKVLLLEAGGGDWNPLFHMPAGFAKMTKGVASWGWHTVPQKHMEGRVLRYTQAKVIGGGSSINAQLYTRGNAVDYDLWAREDGCTGWDYRSVLPYFKRAEDNERFADDYHAYGGPLGVSMPVSAMPICDAYIRAGQELGIPYNHDFNGSRQAGIGFYQLTQRNRRRSSASLAYLAPIRERKNLTVRTGARVARILLEGRRAAGVEVVTDGGGETIRAEREVLVTSGAIGSPKLLLQSGIGPADHLRAVGVEVLHDLPGVGGNLQDHLDLFVICECTGDHTYDNVAKLHRTLWAGLQYVLFRTGPVASSLFETGGFWYADPDARSPDIQFHLGLGSGIEAGVARLRNAGVTLNSAYLHPRSRGTVRLSSADPNAAPLIDPNYWEDPHDRKMSIEGLRIAREIMQQPALKPFVLAERLPGPEIGTEEQLFDYGCANAKTDHHPVGTCKMGTDALAVVDPELRVRGIDGLRVCDSSVMPRVPSCNTNGPTIMVGEKGADIIRGLPPLPPALFQHERNDTRPRARADMR; encoded by the coding sequence ATGGGCTACGACTACATCATCACCGGTGCCGGTCCTGCCGGCTGCGTGCTTGCCAACCGACTGAGCGAGGATCCGACGGTCAAGGTGCTGCTGCTGGAGGCTGGTGGTGGCGACTGGAACCCGCTGTTCCACATGCCGGCGGGCTTTGCCAAGATGACCAAGGGCGTGGCGAGCTGGGGCTGGCATACGGTGCCGCAGAAGCACATGGAGGGCAGGGTGCTGCGCTACACCCAGGCGAAGGTGATCGGCGGCGGCTCGTCGATCAATGCGCAGCTCTATACGCGCGGCAACGCGGTCGATTACGATCTCTGGGCACGCGAGGACGGTTGCACCGGCTGGGACTACCGTAGCGTGCTCCCCTATTTCAAGCGCGCCGAGGACAATGAGCGCTTCGCCGACGACTACCATGCCTATGGCGGTCCGCTCGGCGTCTCGATGCCGGTCTCGGCAATGCCGATCTGCGACGCCTATATTCGCGCCGGCCAGGAGCTCGGCATTCCCTACAATCACGATTTCAATGGCAGCCGGCAGGCGGGGATCGGCTTTTACCAGCTGACCCAGCGCAATCGCCGGCGCTCCTCGGCTTCGCTCGCCTATCTGGCGCCGATCAGGGAGCGGAAGAACCTCACGGTGCGCACCGGCGCCCGGGTCGCCCGCATCCTGCTCGAAGGCCGGCGTGCCGCCGGCGTCGAAGTCGTGACGGACGGGGGCGGCGAAACCATCCGGGCCGAGCGCGAGGTGCTCGTCACCTCGGGCGCGATCGGCTCGCCGAAGCTGCTTCTGCAATCCGGTATCGGCCCGGCCGATCACCTGCGCGCGGTCGGCGTCGAGGTGCTGCACGATCTCCCCGGCGTCGGCGGCAATCTCCAGGATCACCTCGACCTTTTCGTCATCTGCGAATGCACCGGCGACCACACCTATGACAATGTGGCCAAGCTGCACCGCACGCTGTGGGCCGGGCTGCAATATGTGCTGTTCCGCACCGGTCCCGTCGCCTCGTCGCTCTTCGAGACCGGCGGTTTCTGGTATGCGGATCCGGACGCCCGTTCGCCGGACATCCAGTTTCATCTCGGCCTTGGCTCGGGCATCGAGGCCGGTGTCGCCCGGCTCAGGAATGCCGGCGTGACGCTCAATTCCGCCTATCTGCATCCGCGCTCGCGCGGCACCGTGCGGCTTTCCTCGGCCGATCCGAACGCGGCACCGCTCATCGATCCGAACTATTGGGAGGATCCGCACGACCGGAAAATGTCCATCGAGGGCCTCAGGATCGCCCGCGAGATCATGCAGCAGCCGGCGCTCAAGCCCTTCGTTCTGGCCGAACGGTTGCCGGGGCCGGAGATCGGGACCGAGGAGCAGCTCTTCGACTATGGATGCGCCAATGCCAAAACCGATCACCACCCGGTCGGCACCTGCAAGATGGGGACCGATGCACTGGCCGTCGTCGATCCCGAGCTTCGGGTCCGCGGGATCGATGGGCTTCGCGTCTGCGACAGCTCGGTTATGCCGCGGGTGCCCTCCTGCAACACCAACGGGCCGACGATCATGGTGGGCGAGAAGGGGGCCGACATCATCCGCGGCCTGCCGCCGCTGCCGCCGGCGCTCTTCCAGCACGAGCGCAACGACACCAGGCCGCGCGCCCGCGCCGATATGCGCTGA
- a CDS encoding FAD-binding oxidoreductase, with translation MIDKHHIDALTELLGDKGVITRQEDMEAYETGARYDRGRAGAVLRPATTAEVSAAVGYCARNRLALIPQAGNTGLVSGSTPDETGSDVILSLDRLTRQFEIDMDNRSVHLDAGFRLSDLNRKLEEHDLFFPIDLGADPRIGGMIATNTGGSRFLKYGDVRRNTLGLKVVLADEAGTVLDLDCSLRKNNTGVDWKQIFIGTSGAFGIVTECVLNLERLPKQTATAFLVPSGGAHVLPLLKAMEERLGAYLSAFEGMSRNAIAAAFAHVPSLKNPFQGGNIPDYVILAEISRTWTPREGEQSLDAVLESVLAEIWGMDDAPLADGFIGPPHETWALRHALSEGVKHFGKLFAFDLSFRRGDIMAFCDHMKTEMSAQFPGVTVCDFGHIGDGGVHFNLVVEKDSPLLDEPSFEQRLREWVFAVAVEQYHGSFSAEHAIGRRNQAYYDFYTPEKLKEMAAGLKPITSPGRLGSVRFG, from the coding sequence ATGATTGACAAGCACCATATCGACGCGCTGACGGAGCTTCTTGGCGACAAGGGCGTCATCACGCGTCAAGAGGACATGGAAGCCTATGAGACAGGCGCCCGCTACGATCGCGGCCGCGCCGGCGCCGTGCTGCGTCCCGCGACCACGGCGGAGGTTTCCGCGGCCGTCGGCTATTGCGCGCGCAACCGCCTCGCCCTCATCCCGCAAGCCGGCAATACCGGCCTTGTTTCCGGCTCGACGCCGGATGAAACCGGCAGCGACGTGATCCTCAGCCTGGACCGGCTGACCCGCCAGTTCGAAATCGACATGGACAACCGATCGGTTCACCTCGATGCGGGCTTTCGCCTGTCGGACCTGAACCGGAAGCTCGAGGAACACGACCTGTTCTTCCCGATCGATCTCGGCGCCGATCCGCGGATCGGCGGCATGATCGCCACCAATACGGGCGGCTCTCGCTTCCTCAAATATGGCGACGTCCGCCGCAACACGCTGGGGCTGAAGGTCGTTCTTGCCGACGAGGCGGGAACCGTGCTCGACCTCGATTGCAGCCTTCGCAAAAACAATACCGGCGTCGACTGGAAGCAGATCTTCATCGGCACGTCCGGCGCCTTCGGCATCGTCACCGAATGCGTGCTCAATCTCGAACGCCTGCCGAAGCAGACAGCGACCGCTTTCCTGGTGCCTTCGGGCGGCGCGCATGTGCTGCCGCTGCTCAAGGCGATGGAGGAACGGCTTGGCGCCTATCTCTCCGCCTTCGAGGGGATGTCGAGAAATGCGATCGCCGCGGCTTTCGCCCATGTGCCGTCGCTGAAGAACCCGTTCCAGGGCGGAAACATACCGGACTATGTGATCCTCGCCGAGATCTCCCGCACATGGACGCCGCGCGAAGGCGAGCAATCGCTCGACGCGGTGCTCGAAAGCGTGCTGGCGGAGATCTGGGGAATGGATGACGCGCCGCTCGCCGACGGCTTCATCGGGCCGCCGCACGAGACCTGGGCGCTACGCCATGCGCTTTCGGAAGGGGTGAAGCATTTCGGCAAGCTGTTCGCCTTCGACCTTTCCTTCCGCCGGGGTGACATCATGGCCTTCTGCGACCATATGAAGACGGAGATGTCGGCGCAGTTTCCGGGCGTCACCGTCTGCGATTTCGGCCATATCGGCGATGGCGGCGTGCACTTCAATCTGGTTGTCGAGAAGGATAGCCCGCTCTTGGACGAACCGAGTTTCGAGCAGCGCCTGCGCGAATGGGTCTTCGCCGTCGCGGTGGAGCAGTATCACGGCAGCTTCAGTGCGGAGCACGCGATCGGCCGCCGCAACCAAGCCTATTACGATTTCTACACGCCGGAAAAACTGAAGGAAATGGCGGCCGGTCTCAAGCCGATCACCTCGCCGGGAAGGCTCGGCAGCGTGCGGTTCGGCTAG